A window of the Tiliqua scincoides isolate rTilSci1 chromosome 5, rTilSci1.hap2, whole genome shotgun sequence genome harbors these coding sequences:
- the MPLKIP gene encoding M-phase-specific PLK1-interacting protein, with the protein MYRQSFRPPTPPFSGGGGFRSPPSGAGGGGPLPASPQGYRSPRHTPPFGHRARPYDASARSPRFGGPSPGAAHTPRRPHGASPRHAGPYGGGRSPGGAFHQQPPFKQPPSGGYQRHGQGSPRTSTPFGTPHGREKRVSNDDVENYYKPSMLEDPWAGLEPVSVTDVNQQFSSEQTTYTGKKGRYFS; encoded by the exons ATGTACCGCCAGAGCTTTCGGCCTCCCACGCCTCCGTTCTCGGGCGGCGGCGGGTTCCGGAGCCCCCCCTCCGGAGCGGGAGGCGGGGGGCCCCTCCCGGCCTCCCCGCAGGGCTACCGGAGCCCCCGCCACACGCCGCCCTTCGGCCACCGCGCGCGGCCCTACGACGCCTCCGCGCGCTCGCCCCGCTTCGGGGGCCCGTCCCCGGGGGCGGCCCACACGCCGCGCAGGCCCCACGGCGCCAGCCCCCGGCACGCGGGGCCCTACGGAGGCGGCAGGTCGCCCGGCGGAGCCTTCCACCAGCAGCCGCCCTTCAAGCAGCCGCCCTCGGGGGGCTACCAGAGACACGGCCAG GGATCACCCAGGACATCTACTCCATTTGGTACACCGCATGGCAGAGAGAAAAGAGTATCTAATGATGATGTGGAAAACTATTACAAACCTTCAATGCTTGAGGACCCGTGGGCTGGCCTAGAGCCAGTATCTGTTACTGATGTTAACCAACAGTTCAGCAGTGAGCAAACAACATACACTGGTAAAAAGGGGAGGTATTTCAGTTAA